From Danio rerio strain Tuebingen ecotype United States chromosome 2, GRCz12tu, whole genome shotgun sequence:
TATCTTATATTTCTCTGTTGGTAGTTTGATTGCATCATTCATTATTTgtctaattatatataataatccaCTTTGCTTTAAATCCTGCAGAGTCGGCTGAGGGAAACCCAGAGCAAATTCCAGCAGAGACTCCAGGAGAGACAGAAGGAGCTGGAGGAGCTGAGAGAGGCTGTGGAGTCTCACAAGGTGAGTTTGAGCAGAAGAACAGCAGCTGAAGAGGCCTTTCACACTCcaatgcttctgtgtgtgtgtgtgtgtgtgtgtgtgtgtgtgtgtgtgtgtgtgtgtgtgtgtgtgtgtgtgtgtgtgtgtgtgtgtctgacagcGCTCTGCAAAGGCCGCAGTGGACCACACCGAGAGGATCTTCACTCAGCTCATCTGCTGGATTGAGAGAAGCCGCTCGGAGCTCACGCAGATGATCAGAGATGGAGAAAAGACTGCAGTGAGTGGAGCTGAAGAACGACTGGAGCGACTGGAGCAGGAGATCAATGATCTGAGGGGGAGAAACGCTGAGCTGGAGCAGCTTTCACACACAGAAGATCACATCCATTTCCTCCAGGTGACACACAGGACAGTGGAAGAGCATGTGGAGCagagattgtgtttgtgtgtcttcagCTGCTGTTTCTGTTgtgtctgtgtagagtttgcagtCTCTCTCTGTCCCTCCTGGATCTACAGACTCATCCAGCTTTATTAGCAGCTCGCAGCTCGCTTTTGATCAACTTGCTGAATCTGTGTCTCGTCTGAGAGACAAACTGCAGCAGTTCTGCACTGAGGAGATAGAAATGATATCTAGTCGAGGTAAGCTTTCTAATGATAATGGTAATGTATCTAATGACgtttaaacacatttgtattATGTGACAATATTAAATCATCTGTTTGTCTCCACAGTGAGAACCATTAGCACTATTCCCACTCCTCAACCACAGACCCGTGAGCAGTTCCTCCAGTGTAAGTGACTCTGATCATACTGAACATTAAAGATTATAGTTATATATTGTGTTGGATTCCTTCATATGAGGCAGAGAGTCTCTGATggctgtaatgtgttttattctgGAACCAGCAGAAACAGTGAAAACTAGAAGTAAACACACAAATCAGCACAAAGCAGATTGATAATGAACTCTGACACCTTTACAGTTCATGATCAGGCGTTTGTGTACAGTGAACAGTAGATGAGCTGTGTAAAGTCACAGATAAACAATAATTGGCTCAGTTAACAGTTTCAAAACAAAACTTACACACCTCACTCCGCTCACCAAGGGCTGCTACAGTAGCTTTAACACGTGTAGTGATGTTCACCTGgctaaacagcacacacacacacacacacacacacacacacacacacacacacacacacacacacatgtaaacaggAGACAGTAAAACACACACGCTTATAATGCTCATCATCACGATTGCAGGACTTGCATTAACCAGCATATGTCACTGGAATATATCACTGAGCTCCTGAGACGAGAGCGTTCTGATGAGTGAGATGTTGTGTGAGGTTTCGGGGTTTTGCTCAAAGCCATTAACCTGAATGAGCTGACTGAGAATGAAACACCTATAATGAGCTCTTGTGGCCGTTTCCATATATTCTTATCATATATCATCAATCAGACTGAACTGTGCTGAACTGCTCAAATCAACCCTGATCTACATTAAACACACTGAACTCTACAGAATCAGCAGCTCTAGATATAATCACACAGCTAGTTTATCTTACTGGGTTAGTTAAAGTCTCATTTATTCAACTCTGTGTAGAAACCTTCCTAAGACACCTTTAGATTTGTTTGCAGGAGGAAAATGACACCTGAAACTCttcatcacttgctgtcttcagtcTCTAAACgtctttaagtgttgtgaaaaggaacggcaacaTTACAGACTGATAAATGCTTTACTGATAcaactttatttaaatgtgttgcaggaacagaaattggtgattaataataaaagtcatgaggaacacattaaatcaggattattttatcatctgcagtgaaatacaagtcaaagaacATTTAGAAATCTCCACTTTCCTGATTCGCCTTTTCTATACTGTCCCAGTGTGTTCTGGTTTGGGGTTGAACATGTACTGAAACATTCATAGTTCTTGTTTCTTAATCAGCAAAAGTGCAAATAATATTAGAGTAAAGACATTCTGATGAACTGAAACAGATCAATAATAATACAGTCATGATTTCATTATTGTCACTCAGAAATTCATTGATATTTTTCCTGATTTTTATCTTCTTCAGATTCTCAACAGTTCACTTTGGATCCAAACACAGCGCATAACAGGCTGGTTCTGTCTGAAGGAAACACAGCGGTGGAATATAAACGTTCAGtccagccgtatcctgatcatccagacagatttgatgttTGGCCTCAGGTGTTGtgtagagagagtgtgtgtggacgctctTACTGGGAGCTGGAGTGGAGCAGAGCAAGTGTGttaatatcagtgtcatataagagcatcagcagGAAGGGTTCGGGTAATGAGTGTGGATTTGGACGCAAtgatcagtcctggagtttggAGTACTCTTCTCACAGTTTCTCATTCTATCATAATAACATAAAGACTGATCTCCCTAAACCCTCCGTCAGCTCCTCTAGAATAGGAGTgtatgtggatcacagtgcaggaactctgtccTTCTACAGCGTCTCTGACACAACAATGAGCCTCATACACACACTCcacaccacattcacacacacactctatcctGGATTCTGGGTTTGTTCAAGACTGAAGCTCTGTGATCTGACAGTCTAGATTTCAAGATGTCTGAATCAGTCATCACTGCATTCTAGTTTATAATGGCCTGTTTCCTGCTAGACAGTTGATAGGGGGTTCtggattggttgctaggtggttgctaaggcgctGCTAGATAGTTGTTAAgcgattgctaaggtgttgctaggctaTTGCTACGATGttctaattggttgctaaggtgttgccagttggttgctaaggtgtttatgGGCGGTTGCTTAGGTGTTGTTAGTTAATTGCTAATGTGTTGCCAAGGTGTTTTGGGTTGTTTTgctctgtgtggttgctaggcagttgctaaggcattactaggcggttgctaaggtgttctaagtcGTTGTTAGGtgtttgctagggtgttgtgagtggttgcaaggcagttgctaagccgttgctagatggttgctaaggtgttgctaggcggttgctaggatgttctgaggGGTTGCTAGGCACTTGCTTAGGCATTACTAGGCAGTTGTTAAGGTGATCTAAGTCGTTGCCAAGTGCTTGCTAAGGTTTTGCTAGGTGATTGCTACCATGTTCCAAGtcattgttaaggtgttgctaggtggttgttaaggcatctctaggtcattgctaaggtgttgctaggtggttgctaaggtgttgcttggtggttactaaggtgttgctaggtagttgctaaggtattctgggtcatcgctaaggtgttgctaggtggttactaaggtgttctggatcattgctaaggtgttgctaggtggttgctaaggcattgctaggtggttccCAAGTTGTTCCAAGTAGTTGCTACAATTAGTATAAcaattaacatgtttctagcataaactaGCATCTGAGCATGAATTTActatgatttagcatgttgctagtatgtttattgtatgaattaacatgttgctagtatgtttattgtatgaattaacatgttgttagtatgtttgttgGTATATTGCTAgttcaatgtagattgtgtcaaagcagcttcacacagaagattatagtgaatgtAAACAGCGTcacttcagttttcagagtttcagttcagattaattcagttcagtgtggtttaatagtcaAAAGTCTATggaacagttgctagggtgctataagtggttgctagggtgtagctAGTAAAATGAAAGGTCATCaatgattggcagattggtagtctgagtttaATGAGCCCAacattaagtctgtatgacagtgtgACGCAAAGTGATGAGGTCACTAAGTTTactccaatgttaagtcaatgggactttccAGAATTGTCCGGGTCAGTTTTGGCAAAAGCAAAAGtcagatcagttggaaaagataaagcaacccgagtcagagcagtttagtggttgtagtatgaacgttTTAGGAGAATATGCatatagaaattagtctcagaagaagaagatgtaGGAATAATAAGTTTATGTCGTAGAACAGTCTGTTGCTTCCTCAAGCCGCCATAATTCCACCATAAAcacaggggcgcccccaaggggtgacCAAGGGTGGCTACGGCCACCCCtctgtaaactctggccaccccaatataattttgctgttgacattattgatttaaatgtacttataaattcccaatatttaaataaatatataaataaaatgcagccactaaattattgttggtgttactgacgtagctgatTCATTGTCTCTCCCCCTCAGTGCTGGTTCAATGCTgatgaaagcaaactgacgcattcgcgcagaaaaccattcccgcgcgcctcacgcactcctgtgtgaatcccggttggttgtttgcatgcacgcagACAAAATAGgcgccgctcatgcgccgtgaaactgactaacagccttttgtgcagagatGTCgtcacgcagcgagttttgataGTCGATTAAAGTTTATATGATTTGATGATGATGTtgctttcactaagcatgcctttaaagcagaaaggagggataatgggtcagggaggtaagacttcataacatgatttctcagccatgatctggtctaagaccacagataattctataatacattttttgtattctttaaaattgtcataattaattttcatgcgaAAGGTTTCTTAACTGATCTTGGCAAATCActtcagttgttgttttccagtaatatttaggattgatttctgttatttatttaataattgtatattaaaattaatattaattgtatttatttagaataaatataaataaattgttatatgtattgaataacaaatctaacaattcaagggaGGTGGGGGGTGTATAGTTCGTCCAGGGTGTCattttaaactagaaccgccactgcccTCCCCGACcgtcgttgacagcacgcacagACCTTCAATAaacagcaatggcaatttaatatttaccttaaggtacagtttatcaatagaagaagctgcattaacaaaatggctcaaaaagcaaaatggataaatgatattattaggtatagtgagtgtgtagattttagggatgtaacaatattgtaaataccgtcataccgcaatagtaatttttttacaatattaccgtaggcgcatgactcaataaaactttatttctgagaaaagtttgctcaggcgaatgaagtgaacgggaggtagcgggaactacaattcccatcagcccaggcgtggccatcatcctttgcggtctgttgtcactacagatccagtaatgtggaaatggagtgtgttgctagtagcggggaagaaaaagagctggaaatgatggaacctaaagcgggttttaaatcggatgtgtggaagtatttcggtttctttctaaaaagataagaaaaaggagaaaagatgacagacaaagacaaaaacagtatgcaggcactaccagactgtggtgaaatataagtcggggaatacgactaaaaacagtcatggggactgcagaacacagcacacttgttagattgatgcagacattgaatTGTACTGCagagagacctctatctcactcatggcttgtcctctcaagtggtggaaagacaatgcacagcgttacccactgctgtcaaccttggctaaatcatatctctctgtcccagaaacctcagtcccaaatgagagggtttattctgttgcaggggacatgcccagatcCCAGCTttcaccagattatagttatatgatcattttccttaaaaaacccatctctatctgagtgagtgagtgattacatgttgaatgtgatgagttttcaacaatactaaattgaaactttgttttatatggtttaatagttttttgttattaaaattgaaaaattgaagttcctgtttggaaacttacagatagacggctgatttgtatgtcattgatatgttcagtgctgaggtaaataaacacatttggcactttttttcgagtcttttcattagttttgtttttcctgtaaattattcaataaataccgaaccgtgccattcataccgacgtattatcgtaccgtgaaattctgataccgttacttCCCTagtatatagtaatgccttttgttcaggttgtttattTGCTTGGGTTATTaaaaaactcattattctttcattcattttcttttcggcttagttcctttattaatcagggtcgccacagcggaatgaacccccaacttatctagcacatttttacacagtggatgcgcttccagctgcaacccatcactgggaataataaactcattaatcttcattaattttagacatggcatatacagtatgatgtacaataaaagcacgtaaaagttatttatacagtgtatatatatatatatatatatatatatatatatatatacatatatatatatatatatatatatatatatatatatatatatatatatatatatatatatgaaaagtgtttttaaactaaacatagatttttatttggtttgcacatgtacttcctaaattatttcaaggaataaattgcaaaatttcaagaagaattaattaaatgcacaaaactacattatttcatttaccagaaacaaaaatataacattacactgaattcattatttttttgtgtgccaccccaagatttggtgcggcctcttttggccacccctaagaaaattttctgggggcgcgaCTGCATGAACATCTCCAGCTCTCCTTCATTACAGTGCAGCGATTACAGTGTCATTCCCTCTCTGGCCACATGAGGGCGCGCGAGTGTCGCTGTATGAACTCATGATCAGATTCTACCAATGAACTCAATAATGATTCACTCAGATATAGAGATAATAATAAATGAGAACTATTTACACAAAACACTGAACTTGTCCTAACATGACACTGTAATCTGCaccctttaaacatttttatttttattttccagtTATTAAACAGCAGTTTTAgcaatcataataaaataataaataattgacagAATGGCAGGAAGTCTTAGAAATCTCCAGCTCTCCTTCATTAATGTTGACGTCTCTTACTCAAATATTACACAGGGAAAGAGTCCGCTATGGGCTTATAGGAAACCTTGATGAGTTTTACAATATATGGCAACCATTCCTCGAGCCCTGCACCAATATAATGCAGATTGTGAGCAGCAGTGTAGGGCTTAAGGTCGACTGTCCCCTATTGAGCGCTTCTTCACATCAAACCACTTTTactgtcacatcagcagcagcagcagcagcacgtgtGTTATGATGAGGGAAAAGCTGAGCTGCAGACTCCAGACAGAGCAAAATACACTGACATAGACaatatacagcacacacacacacacacacacacacacacacacagactgtacATCAGTAGACTAGAAacatgtaaaaacacacacacacacacacacacacacacacacacacacacacacacacacacacacacacacacagactgtacATCAGTAGACTAGAAacatgtaaaaacacacacacacacacacatagacaagtAGTGTGCAGGAAACCTATTATGCTCCTTTATGCAAGTCTCTGgtgtctggtgtgtgtgtgtgtgtgtgtgtgtgtgtgtgtgtgtgtgtgtgtgtgtgtgtgtgtgtgtgtgtgtgtgtgtgtgtgtgtgtgtgtgtgtgtgtgtgtgagtgaacaggccctttttgaaaataccggtaaatttgttctggctgttttctggaaagagaagttgtaactttACCGgaaatttgccggaatgctgcgctgtgtgaaagCTGagggaagattgccgtaataagcgcgtgcacgtctagaacgtgctgacctgagacgtctactttagccaatcagaacagtcagacgcattcacgtccgctcggtttatgagaataaaagcctgtgaatatttttccagacacatgtAGCTGCTGGATGtcagtcagatcacgtttatatgttcttcttaatgccaactgtgtaaaaatatcactaaaatactcatgataagccgctgtttgtttaccttcaagctctgacgcgtgtgcccgtgaagcagctggtgagcaccagcacacacacatatcatgaacatctcgacatgcgaaagtgtttctctatatattTTCATCCAAGTCGTTCACAacactgatcatccacagagtttgtgatgtagtcaaatgtttatgaacacaagcgcagccgtttagagctcatttctggttaatgatgtcagaatttaccggtattttgaaatggatgtgtgaatggtcctttctggaaaaattccgtaacgtcctcgcctgtgtgaacagcgctgtTTTGATTTTACAGATAAAGTTGTTCCGGAAGTTTTCAACTGCATttcaaccacttagaacaccctagcaaccacctaataacgacctagaacaccttagcaattgcctagcaacacctaagctacgccatagcaaccgcctagcgacactttagcaaccgcctagcaaccactaagcAACATCTATCTTGGCGACACATGAGCAACcactcagagcaccctagcaactacctagaacaccttagcaatcacctagcatTGCCTtaacaaccgcctagcaaccaatcagaatagaCTTGCAACACCTTAGCGACCACCTAGAAACACCTGTGACTAcctagaaacaccttagcaaccatttagcaatgccttagcaactgctTAGAAACTACggggaacaccctagcaacaccttagcaaccgcccaGCAATGAccaaaaacaccttagcaaccgcctagcaatacTGAAAAGGAGGTTTACCTAAATACCTTAGTAATAACCTAAccgccttagcaaccgcctagcaatgacCTACAAAGTACCGCTCCTTCCTATATCTGTGTCTCTCAGTATACACCTCCTCACTCCCTGCAGTCTGCTGATACTCTCACCCTTCAACAGACACCCTGTAGACTAAAATCAATGGGAGAGAGAGCTTCTCTGCTGCTGCACACAGGTTATGGAATGCTCTCCCTTACCCTGTAAGACATGCGTCCACACCTGCTAGTTTCAAGAAGATGCTAAAACTCATCTATTAAGACGGCATTTCTACATTCTTCATTATTCTGTTCATATTTTagaactttttaaatgtttttattttattgcatgtttgattTCTCTGTTGTTGTAGCGCTCTGGGTCTTAGAAAAGCGcagtataaataaaatgtattattattattattaatcatgcttttatcagcagcagggtggattactgtaacggcctcctcactggccttcccataaagacagtcagacagttgcagctcatccagaacgctgcggccaggattctgaccagaaccagaaaatcagagcacatcacacctgtcctcaggtctctacactggctcccagttacattcagaataaagtttaaagtatcattactggtctataaatcactaaatggtctAGCAGCTCAATACAtgacagatatgctgactgaatacaaactcAGATCTTTAAGgtcatataaactagaaactccaagagttcagtcagagcagggtgaatctgccttcagctactaacagcgccccctgctgctggaatcagcttccagaaatgatcagatgtgctccaacattcggcacattcacatcaagactgaacacatctgtttagctgtgcctttactgaatgagcactgtgctgcgtccagCAGACCACACTATTAtgccttttcttttctttattattcttttataaattcttttataaccttttttaacacattttagtcagtttttatctgttttattatttgtttttattttcttatacttgtcttttattcttgtttatgtaaagcactttgaattgccactgtgtatgaaatgtgctatattaatagtgcagtatctgtacttttactctacgACTTTCCTTTGACCTggagtcactactttattatttcttgtcaatGGAGATTAGAAaagtcagtcctgtgattcctgtccaatcatagaaggtaaatcacatcataatgaactccctcaagacatgggcgctttataatCGCAGCTAACTGTTTGGAagaattaaaagtgtccaagaagatgtccaaaatctttacaagcATTGACTAGAGACTGTTTATatgcaggtcactgatgagaagatggcggatgtttactgtatgaccGAAATTGCCTTAAACACCCAACAGGCACAAGACATCACCATGACTTCAAATTGATGTTGTACCCTTACGTCATGGGGACATTGCAGTCtgcttggaaatgaaaatcaggttgacctCAGAActtcaggccaacgtcaatgtccaacgttcaacctaaaattaaccaaatatcaacgtctaatgatgttacagcttgacgttgtgtggaagtTACCAATATGGcctctatcagatgttggattttggttgtcacacctgatgaataaatgtcagtatttgacatcaataagatgttggtttaagatgttggctcgatgttggattttggtcactttgtaacacaaactaaaatcaaccaaatatcaacgtcatttaacaTCATTATTGGGCACCAAAATAACGTCATCCTTAGACACTGCCTAGACATTgacttttggtcacctgacatcacaataactcgatgcactatagaatgttacgtttacacacacatccacgaatgacatgtaaatgcatccgcttttttacagtgtaatactcactactcttgaatacttttgaaagggctactttttactcatagtttaagtaatatttacaacagatacctttactctacttgcatgacatttttaggcaagtaatggaaCTTGGgtgtgatttttcagtactcttttcaccactgaCCGTGACCCTCATACCATGACAGTTTGGGACAAATCCATtacattttaacttaaatacaTTACACCCCTAATAAATTCATGCTTCaagatttaaataatttgttaatttgcTGTGGGTCCACTGTAGTATTTGAATATGTCACTGCCTTATTTAATGTTTGACAGGAATGAAAACTAAACAGTGAGGGACAGAAGTACATTGTGTTTAATGGATTGTTGTTCAACAACATTCAGATTGTTCAGCAGAccaaacattaataaacaaaaccACCACTgaacagtttttaaaattattttgtgatCTAAAACCTTCTTATCACTTTGTTATTTTCCATCACAGTATTCATCAGTATTGTATAACTTCTTTTATTCATCATAAATGTTAGAAATATTAAAAAGTGGCAGATTATACAgtataaatgaaaacaataacaaAGCTAGTACTGCTGCTGTAGCAGAGAGGACTGCCATATGTTGTCATGttcagtattaaataataaacaagtatAATAAAtagttcacttggcatgtttctcaAATATCCACAATCATATTTATGGTGTTTTTATACATAACAAAAGTCAAAAACAGCACTTTTTAGCACCGCTGTGTGCGTCTCGCTGATTGAGAGGCTTTGACGGTCACACATGTGTGATTTATTTGTAATTGAGTTCTCTATTCTCCATTAAAAAGTCATGGTcagtatttaataataatctgtTCATATAGATCAGGGTGTCACACTCTGCTCTGTTCTTCCCTGTTGAGTTTACCTTTAACCTCAGTTAAACTCACCTGATCCAGATAAACAAGTCTGAAAACCACAGCTATGTGTGTCGGTGCAGGAATGGAACTAAACCTGTACTGTAGCTCTGTGGTGCCTCAGAGCTGTTCTTGAGAATCCTCTCTTGTCTTTTCTGACATTATATCCTTTACAAACAGCCATACTCTGCTTACCTCTAATTCCTTACCCATACCACTGGAATATAAAATAATCAGTAATAAATTCATGAAAGGTGTACGTTTATATTGAACAGTTACAGTAAATGCATgtttggttttattatttttaacgtttttatttgtatgcttttaatattttatttaatggttttattattatttttcatgttaTGATTATGGGGAACTGCATTTTTTTAGTAAATGTAGAttttgaataaggctgtaacataaaaatgtaaaactgaagtGACGTGAGTACAACCCAAATCAGAAGAATGTTGGcacagtatgaaaaacaaataaaatgactcTCTATTGGCGACAGGCCAGGCTGCAGACAGGTCAGtccagtacctgtatcctcttcctctgactctgtaatgtgtgcagaatgtggttttgcattctCTTCTTGAAATAAGCAGGGCGTcactggaaaagaaggcagcatattgtgctccgaAAAtttcttttcagcattaatggagcatcacagaagtgcaagttacctttgccaagggcactgacacaaccccataccatgacagaccctggttTTAGGAcctgttgctggtaacagtctggattatccttttcttctttggtgcAGAGCACACAATGTCCATTTCTCcctaaaaatacctgaaatactgatttatctgagcacagtacatgtttccactgtgtggtGATCCATCCCAGATGCCCCAGAGTCCAGAGAAGTTAatggcgcttctggacactgttaacctAGAGCTtctttttggcacagtacagttttcaatGGCAATTGGTGATGCAACTTTGCATTGTGGTATTTGACAAAGGTTtcccaaagtagtcctgagcccatgtggtgatatggcTTATAAATGAATGAGGACTCTTGATGCAGCGCTGCCTGACAGATCAGAcattgcgttttccatactgtcccaactttttttctgatttagggtTGAATTtgtttccagatgcactgtaaacaGGGGACTGTGGTTTCTTAGACACTGTTGTATAGCCAATACGTTTAATCTGTTCTTAGTGACAGATAATGTTGTTTCTTCActtttaaccctctggggtctgagggtgttttggggctctgaaGAAGTttggacatgcactgacatttgtgttttcaGTTTCTTAAACacatattaatggctaaagtgtgataacactgtaaacagcacaagttgggctacaataatatctaagcagcatgtttgtatgtgtttgtgtttttgagaaagaaatgttcatgtgtggttagtgaaaaactaaaa
This genomic window contains:
- the LOC108180198 gene encoding tripartite motif-containing protein 16-like protein is translated as MAESSVSLAHHEFSCSVCLDLLKDPVSIPCGHSYSYLICSLHSLLGRHPQSRLRETQSKFQQRLQERQKELEELREAVESHKRSAKAAVDHTERIFTQLICWIERSRSELTQMIRDGEKTAVSGAEERLERLEQEINDLRGRNAELEQLSHTEDHIHFLQSLQSLSVPPGSTDSSSFISSSQLAFDQLAESVSRLRDKLQQFCTEEIEMISSRVRTISTIPTPQPQTREQFLQYSQQFTLDPNTAHNRLVLSEGNTAVEYKRSVQPYPDHPDRFDVWPQVLCRESVCGRSYWELEWSRASVLISVSYKSISRKGSGNECGFGRNDQSWSLEYSSHSFSFYHNNIKTDLPKPSVSSSRIGVYVDHSAGTLSFYSVSDTTMSLIHTLHTTFTHTLYPGFWVCSRLKLCDLTV